A portion of the Amyelois transitella isolate CPQ chromosome 2, ilAmyTran1.1, whole genome shotgun sequence genome contains these proteins:
- the LOC106129014 gene encoding growth hormone-inducible transmembrane protein: MLSRLCLARSALSVTQTLKTPVPQRFIPKNYVVRNYARDVRTRTATRTQPSFWEKLMAPAGPNAFSIGKGALAGASAVGIVALCYYGSGVKPGTLQEAHLWPEYVKDRIKATYGYIAASLALTAGSAITVFRTPALLNLVARNGWVSILVTMGLMIGSGMVVRGMEYTPGVGAKQLAWVVHTAIMGAVIAPMCFLGGPILTRAAWYTAGVVGGLSTIAVCAPSGEFLNLRAPLAMGLGAVFAASLAGMFLPPTSALGAGLYSLSLYGGLIVFSGFLLYDTQAIIKRAEMHPKYGMQPYDPINSAISVYLDVLNIFMRIAIILSGGGGNRRK, translated from the exons ATGTTATCTCGTTTGTGTTTGGCTCGATCCGCATTAAGCGTCACCCAGACGCTAAAAACTCCAGTACCACAAAGATTTATCCCTAAAAACTACGTAGTAAGAAATTATGCCCGCGACGTTCGTACCAGGACTGCCACCAGGACACAGCCTTCTTTTTGGGAGAAGTTGATGGCTCCTGCTGGGCCAAATG cATTTAGTATTGGGAAAGGTGCATTGGCGGGTGCTTCAGCTGTTGGCATTGTTGCACTTTGCTATTATGGATCAGGAGTTAAACCAGGAACATTACAAGAGGCACA CTTGTGGCCTGAGTACGTAAAAGATCGAATCAAGGCGACTTATGGTTACATAGCTGCATCGCTGGCACTGACTGCTGGCAGCGCAATCACAGTATTCAGGACTCCCGCTTTACTGAACTTGGTGGCCCGAAATGGATGGGTG TCAATTCTAGTCACAATGGGCTTAATGATTGGCTCGGGCATGGTGGTTCGTGGGATGGAATACACCCCCGGGGTGGGTGCTAAACAACTTGCCTGGGTGGTGCACACCGCCATCATGGGGGCTGTGATCGCGCCCATGTGCTTCCTCGGCGGACCAATTTTGACTCGGGCTGCATG GTACACGGCGGGCGTGGTGGGCGGGCTGAGCACGATCGCCGTGTGCGCGCCGTCGGGCGAGTTCCTGAACCTGCGCGCGCCGCTGGCCATGGGGCTCGGCGCCGTGTTCGCCGCCTCGCTCGCCGGCATGTTCCTGCCGCCCACCTCCGCGCTCGGCGCTG GATTATATTCACTTAGTCTCTATGGTGGATTAATAGTATTCAGCGGGTTCCTACTATACGATACGCAAGCGATCATCAAACGCGCAGAAATGCACCCCAAATACGGAATGCAGCCTTATGACCCAATCAATTC GGCAATCTCAGTATATTTGGATGTTCTTAATATCTTCATGCGCATTGCAATCATCTTGTCTGGGGGAGGCGGCAACAGGAGAAAGTAA